The stretch of DNA GGTTGCTATTTGAACTGAATCATCCAATCGGTCATCGTAAAAAATTTTATTTCCTAAAAATATGAATCCTCTCTCATATCCTCTTGATTTTGGATAGCATTGGGTAAATATGCCTGCAAAATTCAGTATCTTATCTTTTATAGTATTTCCTTCAATTTCAAAGTGTTCTGCCCTGAGGAAAATTTCAGACAATAATTTATTATATTCCACATCCCCTATGCTGGCATTCGACAATAGGTTTTCATTAAATTCACTGAACAACACATCAAAAGAATCAATGTATAACGGATTCATTTGCCTTCCACATTTAATACAGTAAGTAGCATAATCAGGATTAGATTCACTGCAAAAAGGACAAAAATGTTCTGTAATCAATTTATTGCCGCAATGAGTGCAATAATTATTTTCTTTAAGGTTGTAATTTCCGCAAATATCACAAATCTTCAATAAAATCACTACCTAAACCTATTTTTAAGACTTTTTACAGTATTAAATGAATTCTTTAATAGAACCGCACTTTTGATATTCTTACCGCAGTTATGGCAGAATTCAGAATCCCACTCAAGAATCTCGCCACAGGAACAGATGATTTTGGATTTGACAAGTCTTTGAGGATTTAAAGGCCTATCACAATTTTGACAAAATTTAGAAGTAATCGGGTTTTTATGTCCGCAAACACATGCAATCAATGAATTTTCCTTTTTTAGATTGGTTCCGCATTCAATGCAGAAACTTGAGGTTACTTCGTTTATTGTTGAGCAAGTGCATAATATGAACACATCATTCAATACGCCATAATTTCTTAATGGAAGCCCGCAATTTTTACAGAACAGAGCGAATTTCTCATTCTCCTCACCACATGTGCAAAATATAGGATCTTTAAATTCTAAACTGAAATTACTATAGTTGTCATGGGAATCATCTTTATCCTCAAGCAATTTCTTGCCGCACATTTCACAATAAACATTCTCTCGAGAATTAATTGCACCGCATTCACACAATACATTATCCATTGAAAATTTGGGTTTGGACCTATTTTTTAGAATACGGGCTAGCCTGCTTTCCTTACGTTTGGCTCCGCACATATAACAAAATTCATTATCAACATTATTAATATAGCCACAAGAACAGATTTCATATTTAAAATCGCTTCTTTTACTTTCCAGATATGGTGAAAAATCAATGTTAAAATTAAAGAAACCTATATTATATATGGGAATGGTGAAAACATGAACATCATTTTTGGAATTGTTGTTTGTTTTTGCACCGCAATTGCGGCAATAAGGTTCATTTGGAAGTATTCTATTACCACATTTTCCGCAATAATTTTCTAAAGCCATATTCTATCAACAGTTATTTTTTAGATAAAGATTGAATTTCTTCAACTACCTTATACAAAACCTCTTCACCTAATCCTTCAATATATTTAATAGATCCCGCACATTCATGGCCTCCTCCATCTACACCGGCCTGAGGGACTCTTTCAGCAATTACAGTTACAATGTCATTTACATTGAATCCATACTGCTCATTTACTGCATCAGTTGCCCTGAATACTCCA from Methanobrevibacter sp. YE315 encodes:
- a CDS encoding zinc ribbon domain-containing protein; its protein translation is MALENYCGKCGNRILPNEPYCRNCGAKTNNNSKNDVHVFTIPIYNIGFFNFNIDFSPYLESKRSDFKYEICSCGYINNVDNEFCYMCGAKRKESRLARILKNRSKPKFSMDNVLCECGAINSRENVYCEMCGKKLLEDKDDSHDNYSNFSLEFKDPIFCTCGEENEKFALFCKNCGLPLRNYGVLNDVFILCTCSTINEVTSSFCIECGTNLKKENSLIACVCGHKNPITSKFCQNCDRPLNPQRLVKSKIICSCGEILEWDSEFCHNCGKNIKSAVLLKNSFNTVKSLKNRFR